The DNA sequence AAGGTGGCGTTGCTCTCCTTCTCCACCAAAGGCAGCGCAGAACATGAACTGGTGGATAAAGTGCGCGTCGCAGGCTCAATTCTGCACCAAAGAAAGGTGGACTTTGCCTTTGACTCTGAGCTGCAGCTCGATGCCGCAATCGTTCCCGCAATCGCGCAACGCAAAGCTCCCCAAAGCATCCTCGCAGGGAACGCGAATACGCTGATCTTTCCCGATCTGCAAGCCGGAAACATCGGTTGCAAACTCGTGCATATCATGGCAAAAGCGGAGGCTATCGGTCCGATCATTCAAGGACTTGCAGCTCCGATCTGCGATCTCTCACGCGGGTGTTCCTCCCAGGACATTGTCAATACCAGCGTGCTTGTGCTGTTGATGGTAAATAAATAAACATAAGAGGGATAACATGGCTATCAAACTCTCAAACCGAACCACATTGATCAAACCTTCGCCCACTTTGACGCTTTCCGCCAAAGCCAAGGAAATGAAGGACGCGGGCATCGACGTCATCAATTTTGGCGTGGGCGAGCCGGATTTCAATACGCCGGATTATATCAAAAACTCCGCGCACAAAGCTATCGATGCCAATTTCACCCGCTATACCGCAAACGCGGGAATCATCGAACTGCGCAAAGCCATCTGTGCGAAACTGAAGCGCGACAACAATCTGGACTATGACCCCAAACAGATATTGGTCTCCCCCGGTGCCAAAGCATCAATCGTGAACATTCTCATCGCCGTTTGCGACAATTATGACCAGATACTGCTTCCAAAACCATACTGGGTGAGCTATCCTTATCAGGCAATGCTGGCAGACGCCGAGCCAGTCTATATCCCCACTACCGAAGCGAGTCTTTACAAGATCAAACCGGAATCGCTCGAATACGCGATCCGGGAAAACCCCTGCGCCAAAGTCCTGATCATGAATTCTCCTTCCAACCCCACCGGAACGGTTTATAGTCGCGAAGAACTCACCGCCATTGCCGACGTCTGCATCAAGCACAACATTCTGGTGATTTCGGACGAAATCTATGAAAGATTGGTCTATGACGGCATCGAGCATGTTTCCATCGCATCCGTGCGTCCCGAAATGAAAGAGCTGACAGTGGTGATCAACGGAGTCTCCAAAGCCTACGCGATGACCGGTTGGCGGCTTGGCTATGCCGCAGGACCCCTACACATCATCTCCGCCGCCGGAAGAGTTCAGGAACATGCCACTTCCTGCGTCAATTCCATCACCCAGAAAGCCTGCGTGACCGCTCTGGAAGAAGAGGATGACACCATCGAGTATATGCGCGGCGAGTTTGAAAAGCGCCGCAACTACCTCTATGACGAGCTTTGCAAGATCCCGCACATCACCTGCTTCAAACCGCAGGGCGCCTTTTATATCATGCCAAACATAGAATGGTATCTGAAAAACAACCGCCTCGGCATCAATGATGCGGACAAATTCTGCGAAGTGCTCTTGGACAAATATCACGTCGCGCTCGTCGCCGGAGGCTCTTTCGGCATCGACGGTGCGGTGAGATTCTCCTATGCAAACAGTCTCGATAACCTGAGCAAGGGCGTGAGCCGCTTTGCCGCGTTTCTGCAGGAATTGGGAGGATAAACATGAACGATATGAACGACAAAATCCGCGAACGCTGGCAGGAACGCCGGAAAAAGGGTTACAACTGGAGTCGGCTGATCATCATGTTAGCGATCCTGGTCGCGATTATGTTTGCCATAAACCGTCTGAGCAAAACCGGCAAAACATTTTCCACTTCCGGCATCGAGATCGTGGATAGCATCGCCGTCTTCGACAGCCTCTTTGAGGAAACCTCCGAATGAGTCTTGTGGTGGTTGGCTCGATCGGTCTGGATAGTATTCAGACCCCAGCGGGCAAAGTAAATGAGGCTTTGGGCGGCTCTTCTGTTTATGCCTCGATCGCGTCCTCCTATTTCACTTCCACCCATATTGTCGGAGTGGTCGGAGACGATTTTCCTCCCCGTGATTTCGAATTGCTAAGGCGCCACAAGATCAACCTCGAGGGCTTGGAAACCTTCCCCGGAAAGACCTTTCGCTGGAGCGGAATCTATGAGGACTGGAATCATGCCACGACTATCAGCACGGATTTGAACGTCTTTGCCGATTTCTCGCCGAAGCTTCCCCAAAGCTGCAAATGCTGCCGCAGCCTGCTCTTGGGCAATATTCATCCGGCTTTGCAATTGGAGGTGTTGGATTCCATCCAGAGCTACGATTGGGTAGCTTGCGACACAATGAACTATTGGATTTCCGGCTGGCGCGATCAACTCACCGAGGTAATCAAACGGGTGGACATCATGTTTGTCAACGAAGAGGAGATCAGGCAATATACTGCCCATGACAACATCTTCAGCGCCGCGTCCGCGATCCTGGATCTGGGCGTGAAACTTGTGGTGATCAAACGCGGAGAATATGGCAGCGTTGCCGTCCTGAAAGACGATATCTTCTTTGCCCCGGCATACCCGGTGCGGGAAGTGCAGGATCCCACCGGCGCCGGAGATTGCTTTGCGGGAGGGTTTATGGGTTATTTGGCTACACAGGAAAAACTGAGTGATCTATCCATTCGCAATGCGATCCGCCGCGGAACCGTGATGGCGGCATTAAACGTGGAAGCTTTCGGCGTGCATGGCATCATCGACCGCGAGCCGGGCACCATCGATTCCCGCGTGAAACAATTGGAACAATGGACATAAAATAGATGAGCAAGATGGATTACAAAAGCGCCGGAGTGGATATCGCCGCCGGTGAACAAGCGGTACTTTCCATCAAACAAATGGTAAAAAGCACCTATAATCAAAACGTAATGGGCGAGTTGGGCAGCTTTGGCGGATTATACCGTTTCGACCAGGGAGCGTTCCAAAGCCCGATCCTGGTTTCCAGCACGGACGGAGTGGGCACTAAGCTGCGCGTCGCTATTATGGCAAACAAATATGATACCATCGGACAAGACCTGGTCAATCACTGCGTGAACGACATCCTCGTGCAGGGCGCCCTACCGCTGTTTTTCCTGGACTATATCGGTCTTGCCAAAATGAATCCGGAAATGATGAGCACGATCATCGGCGGAATGGTGAAAGCCTGCATAGCCAATGACTGCGCTTTGATCGGTGGCGAAATGGCAGAAATGTCCGGCTTCTACCACGATGGGGATTTTGATCTTGTGGGAACGATCATCGGCGTGGTCGATCAGGTGAACCTTTTACCCGCCGGACGCATCAGCAAGGGAGACGTGTTAATTGGCATCCCCTCAAGCGGATTACATACCAATGGCTATTCCTTGGCACGCAAGATAATCTTTGATCATCTTAAACTCAATATTGACAGCTATGTGGAAGATTGCGGCGCCAGCGTGGGCGATCTGCTGCTCAGCGTTCATATTAGCTATCTGCCCCTGTTAAGACCCTATCTTGCCAATCCCTCTCTGCATGGCTTGGCACATATTACCGGTGGAGGAATTGCCGGAAACTTGAAAAGGATCATCCCCGATGGGCTTTGCGCCTTGGTCAGTTATCACGAAGAGGAATATCCCCCATTATTCAAATGGTTGCAGCATACCGCCGATCTGGATGCGGACGTGATGCGAGAGAGCTTTAATCTCGGCATCGGAATGATCGCGGTGGTAAGAGAAAATCTGGTGGAAGAACTGCTCCAAATAATCGGTGGAATCTTGCTCGGCGAAATAGGCGAAAGCCGCTTTGGAAAAGGTGGGGTGCACTTTGTTTAATCCCCTTAAAATAAAAAATCCCAAAGCTCTAACCTGCATGGAAATCGGTATCTACGACAAAAACAGAAAAAACTGCTTGACTATTTTATGTATATCAGATATACGTGGCTCAAGTGTAAAAATCGCTTTCCGACAGACCTGTTTATATAAGTTAAATGTATAGAAAATTAACAAGAAAAGCTAAGAGAGAAGGGAGGTTAGTCGATGCGTAGTTTAGCATTGATCCTACTCATTGTGGTACTGGTAAGCATTGCTGTGTTAGATGCTTCCACAACTGGCAAGCTCGCGGTGCGCGTGCGTGACGGACAAGGCAAAGCCTTGGAATTTGTGAACGTCTCCGTGATGCATGGAACCCAACGGATCACCGGCGGTCAGACTAACAACAAAGGAACCGCGATCATCATCAATATCCCTCCGGGAACATACCAGGTCCGGTTCTCGCTCGTTGGTTATGACAATTTGACCTTCAACGACGTCCGCATCCACGTGGGTGAAAGCGCCAATCTGGCGCCGGTGATGAACAAAATCGGCATTAGACTGGAGACTACTACGGTAATCGCAGATCAGGACAGGGTTGGTAAAGACCGCACCGATTCTTCACGTCAGATCGAGATGTCTAAAATATCCGATGTCTCTGTCACCTCCGTAGCCGGCATAGTCGCGCTGCAGGCTGGCGTCACCAACATCGGCGGCGAGCTTCATATCCGCGGCGGGCGTGCCAATGAAGTCAATTTCACCGTGGACGGCATGTCTGTTTCTGATCCTGTGGACGGCGGAAGTGCCCTGCAGGTCGATACCGACGCCATCAGCGATATGAAAGTGATGACCGGTGGTTTCCCAGCGGAATATGGCAACGCCCAATCCGGTGTTATCAATATCGTTACCAAGGACGGCGATTCCTATTATTCCGGCAAGATCGAGTATAACACCGATCACTTGATCGGCGAGGGACGCAATTCCGACATCATTAAATTTGCCCTCGGCGGACCCGTATTTCCCTATGGAGCAGATCACCTGAAAGACAAATTCACCTTCTACCTGAATGGTGGAGGAGAATGGCAGGACGGCCGCTTGAAGGACTATTACATCGGCGATCCAAACAAGGATTATATATTAAAGGATTATTTATTAAACGATGTACAACTGCTCGAGTATGAATATGATCCTTACAACCCGTATGAAGGTAGAGAGAGCATTCTCGGCATTGATATGGGCAATCGTAATTACAATTCCTACAACGTGAACTTCAAATCCAAATATGTGTTCAACCCCACGCAACGTATGACCTTCGCCGTGCGCGGAGATCGCTCATTTGATTACCCATTTTCCTATGGCTGGCGCTATGCATTGCATCATTATGCCATCAGCGAAACCAACCAGCGCCAGTATGTGGGAACCTATGACCATGTTTTCAATTCCACCATGAACCTGAAGGTCAAAGCCAGTTATTTCCAAAAAACCAGTAATTCCGGTCCTCGTGGTATCGATCGCAATAATTATATGGCGATGTTTATCGATCCGGCAAACCTTCCCGCTGATTATGTGGACAATGTACTCATGGGAGATTATGGCTACCGCAGTGTGGACGATAACAGCGATGGCGTCTATGATATCGGGTTCCTGCCCGCGTCATTTTGGACCTATCGCATCGCCAGCGTGGAATTTCCGCGCTCGATCAGCGGTTTCAACGCCCCCGGATCCATCTATACAAACTTTGTCGATGACAAAACCTCAACGATCAACGCCAGAGCGGATTTTGAATGGCAAGTCAACGACACCCATCTTGCCAAATCCGGCTTGGAGATCATCCGCCACGTCATCGAGAAGAATCAGTTGCAAAACTTCCTCAATATCTATGAAGATAGGCGTCAGGCAAGTCTCAGACGCGTCTTTGACATGGCAAACTTCACCCCGGTGTATGACTCGCTTGGCGTAATTACCAATATCCCGTCCTCGCTCCATTATATATATGAAACCGACGACGGCATCCTGCTCCCCATATATAAGCCGGAAGACTATTACCGCGCCGCCTTGGAAGCCTCCGGCAAGCGCGACGGCTATAAAGCCGATCCCTGGCAGGTTGCTTATTATGTGCAGGATAAGATGGAATGGGAAGGCATGATCGTCAATGCCGGCCTCAGATTCGACTTTTGGTATCTGGGCAAAACATACCAGGTGCTGCAAGATGACGGAAACTTCAGAACTGTCGAATTTGACAAGTCCGACCGCTCCCAGATGATGATCTCCCCGCGGCTTGGCGTCTCGCATCCGATCACGGATCGCGACGTGCTGCGTTTTGCCTACAACTACCAGAATCAGTTGCCGCAAATGCAGTATATCTTTACCAGCAAGACCCCCGCGGATGCCAACGTATCCGATCAGGCAATCACCGTGGGCAATCCCAAGCTGGAGCCCCAGATCACCGTCACCTATGAAGTGGGCTTGTCGCATCAGCTTTCCGACGACTTTGTGATCGATATGACCGCCTATTACAAAAATCTCTATAACTATGTGAGCACGATCAAAGAAAAGAAACCGGGTGAAGAACAGATCACCTGGTATCGGTTCATCTCCGAGGACTATGGTTCCGCCCGCGGTATCGATGTTCAGTTGGAAAAGATCATGTCCAATTTCAACACTTGGACGGTTGCCTATTCACTCGCCTGGGCGCAGGGCAACAACTCCAGCACTGTGATTCAGGACGAAATGACCAACCTGCGCGAGTTTCCGCTGGACTGGGACGTGCGGCACAACCTCAGCCTGAATTATACCTTCCGCATTGGCAGAGGTGAGGAATTCTTCTTGCCCTACAGTGATGTCATCCTTCCCTTTGACGATTTCAGTGCAAACCTAAACTGGAGCTTTGCCTCCGGAGCGCCTTATACACCTCAAAGCACCGTCGGAAACAGCTTCCTGGATACCAACAGCAAACGTAAGGACTTCACCAACCAGGCAAATATGCGTCTCGCCAAAGGCATCGCTCTCCCTAACCGTATGAATATGCGCGTCTTCCTTGACGTGGAAAACCTGTTCAAAACCAAAAACGTGCTTGCCGTCTATCCCAAGACCGGATCTCCCTACGAAGACGGTCAGGTAATTGCCGATTCCGCTACAAACTACATCTATCCCGAAGTGGCTTATGTTTATGGCAAAGCCATCCGAAATCCCGGCTTCGTGAACAACCATCGCGGTTTCACGCTTGGCTTATCGTTAAACTTCTAAATTATTCCTAGGAGGAATCATAAAATGAGAAAGAAAATCTCTTGGATACTGCTGCTGATGTTCATGATGAGTATAGTATTTACGAGTATTGCGTATGCAGCCGAAGAGACCGCCGGTCCCGTAGCAGCCACAGGAACCAAAAGCCTTGCTGAATTTGTGTTTGGCAGTGGAATGGTCAAGTGGTTCAAAGACGGAGGATGGGCAATGTGGCCGATTCTCTTGGTCACTCTCTACGGCTTAGCTTATATAATCTGGAAATTCATCGCTTTGATCTATGGAAAAATCAACCTGAGCACCTTCTTGGGCAAAGTCATACCCTTGATCAAAGACAAGAAATACAAGGAAGCCATCGAACTTTCCAAGAATACCCGAGGACCTGTCGCCGCCATAGTGCACGCCGGTTTGCTCAAAGCCGATCAAGGCGTGGTAGCCGTGGAAAAATCCATGGAAAATGCCGCCATGATCGAAATGTCCTACTTGGAAAAAGGGTTCATTGAGCTTTCTACCACGATCACCCTTGCTCCGATGTTGGGTTTCCTCGGAACGGTCTCCGGTATGATCTCGGCATTTGACGCCATCGCCGCAGCCCGTGCCGTGGATGCAACTATCGTAGCCAGCGGAATAAAAATTGCTCTTATTACCACTCAAGCCGGTTTGATCGTCGCGATCCCGGTGCAGTTCTTTAATAACATCTTCGTCACCCTGGTGGATGGTTTAGTTATCGACATGCAGCGTGCATCCGAGAAAGTAATTGAAGCCCTGATAGAAAATTAAGTAAGGTAGGAGAGATGAAAATCGGTCGTAAAAGGAAAGGAAAAGCCGAGATACCGACTTCGTCGATGTCCGACATCGCCTTTCTGTTGATCATCTTCTTTATGGCGACGACGAAGTTTGACGTCAAAGAAGGTATCAAAATAGTCCTGCCGGCATCAGCTCCTGCGGACGCCCAAAAGACGGAGACTATCCAATTGGGCGAAGACAAGATGACCCGCCTGCAGATCAACGCCGATGGAGCCATTGCCGTCAATAAAGAAGCGCCCCGCATGATCGAGAACGCCGAGCTGGACAACATCATCCAACAAAAGCTAAAGGTCTATGACCAGATGATCTTCAAGGTGATTACTGACCGCGAAGCCAAATACAGTGAAATGATCCGCGTCGTCGATCGCCTCAAGGCTCAAAAAGCCGAAAAGATATCTCTGTCAACCAATTAGGAGAGAGCAAAATGGCAAAGATTAAACGACAACGATCCCGCGCTGCTTTCATCCCCACCGGCTCCATGTCCGACATAGCTTTTCTGTTGTTGCTCTTTTTCATGGTATCCACCGTGTTTGTGCAGGAAAAGAAGTTTTGGGTGGAACGCGAACGCTGGCCATTGGCGGACAGCATTGAACGCATTCCGCGAAACAACACCACCACCATCTATGTGATGCGGGACGGCACCATCCTGATCGACGATATCCCCACCCGGATAGATACCGAAGCAGATGTCTTCGTCTCCCAGACCCTAATCGCAAAGAAAGCCGGAGACCCCGATCTGGTAGTATGTTTCAGAACGGACAAAGACACCAAATATGGCTACATGTCCGACGTCCTGAGACAGCTTCAGGATGCCGATGCGCTGGTCGTGGCATTCGAAACCCAACAGCGAAGGTAGAGGTAAAAATGGAAAACAAAGTAAAAGACTGGAAAGACATCGCCAATGCCCAATTTGGCAAGGCTTTGTCTTTGGCGCTTGCACTGATGCTGTTTGCCATGATGGTTACCCCGAATATCGAAGTCCGAAAACAGAAATTCACTTCCACGCAGACCGAATTGGTGGATATTCCGATGGAAGAACGTGAAAAGATCGAACCGCCGGAAACCGAGGTTCAGATTGATCTGCAGATTCTGATCAGCGACGAGCTCAGCAGCTCGGACGATCCGGAGCTGGATGCCAAACATGCCAGGCTCATAGAGCAGTTCGGAGATATCAGAACCACCCATGCCGCCGGCCTTGGAAGACAGGATCGAGAGATGGTCAATTTTGTCCCCTATGACGACCCCCCCGTGATCATCGGCAAGCTGAGTCCCGAGTATCCGGATTTTGCCCGTCGTGCGAGAGTACAGGGCACGGTAGTCCTCGAGGTGGAAGTCTATAAAGACGGATCCATTGGAAACATCAGAGTTACGCGCTCACTGCAATCCGGCCCCGGTGGTTTGGACGAATCCGCTATCAACGCGGTCAAAAAGGTTCGTTTCCAACCCGGAAAGAGTAGTGGTCAACCGGTGGACACTACTGTGATCATACCAATAGAGTTTAAACTAAATTAGAATACATGGGAGTGTTTCATGAAGTTTTTTAAAATAACGCTCTGCCTTATGCTGATGCTGATTTTTACCATCGGCACCGTTCACGCTGCAAAGGCAGAATCTACTTCCGGAACGAAGAAGCTTGATCTGTCCCGCTATCACAACGTTGGAAATATCTGGATGCGTGTCAGCAACTACGGTTTCATTGGCTCTGGCGACGACGTGGTTCCGCAATACCCCTCTTTGGAGTATCCCGGAGGCAGCGGAATAGATTATCTGTATCAGGGAGCTCTTTGGTTCGGCGCAAAGAAATACCGCCGCGACGATGCAGGCAGAAAGCTCTACTGGCGTGCCCTGAACCCGGGTGCGGACAGCACTGGAACGATCGCCCAAGGCGTCCCGGGATGGCAACCCTG is a window from the Candidatus Cloacimonadaceae bacterium genome containing:
- a CDS encoding PfkB family carbohydrate kinase, whose translation is MSLVVVGSIGLDSIQTPAGKVNEALGGSSVYASIASSYFTSTHIVGVVGDDFPPRDFELLRRHKINLEGLETFPGKTFRWSGIYEDWNHATTISTDLNVFADFSPKLPQSCKCCRSLLLGNIHPALQLEVLDSIQSYDWVACDTMNYWISGWRDQLTEVIKRVDIMFVNEEEIRQYTAHDNIFSAASAILDLGVKLVVIKRGEYGSVAVLKDDIFFAPAYPVREVQDPTGAGDCFAGGFMGYLATQEKLSDLSIRNAIRRGTVMAALNVEAFGVHGIIDREPGTIDSRVKQLEQWT
- a CDS encoding biopolymer transporter ExbD, producing the protein MKIGRKRKGKAEIPTSSMSDIAFLLIIFFMATTKFDVKEGIKIVLPASAPADAQKTETIQLGEDKMTRLQINADGAIAVNKEAPRMIENAELDNIIQQKLKVYDQMIFKVITDREAKYSEMIRVVDRLKAQKAEKISLSTN
- a CDS encoding pyridoxal phosphate-dependent aminotransferase, coding for MAIKLSNRTTLIKPSPTLTLSAKAKEMKDAGIDVINFGVGEPDFNTPDYIKNSAHKAIDANFTRYTANAGIIELRKAICAKLKRDNNLDYDPKQILVSPGAKASIVNILIAVCDNYDQILLPKPYWVSYPYQAMLADAEPVYIPTTEASLYKIKPESLEYAIRENPCAKVLIMNSPSNPTGTVYSREELTAIADVCIKHNILVISDEIYERLVYDGIEHVSIASVRPEMKELTVVINGVSKAYAMTGWRLGYAAGPLHIISAAGRVQEHATSCVNSITQKACVTALEEEDDTIEYMRGEFEKRRNYLYDELCKIPHITCFKPQGAFYIMPNIEWYLKNNRLGINDADKFCEVLLDKYHVALVAGGSFGIDGAVRFSYANSLDNLSKGVSRFAAFLQELGG
- a CDS encoding carboxypeptidase regulatory-like domain-containing protein, coding for MRSLALILLIVVLVSIAVLDASTTGKLAVRVRDGQGKALEFVNVSVMHGTQRITGGQTNNKGTAIIINIPPGTYQVRFSLVGYDNLTFNDVRIHVGESANLAPVMNKIGIRLETTTVIADQDRVGKDRTDSSRQIEMSKISDVSVTSVAGIVALQAGVTNIGGELHIRGGRANEVNFTVDGMSVSDPVDGGSALQVDTDAISDMKVMTGGFPAEYGNAQSGVINIVTKDGDSYYSGKIEYNTDHLIGEGRNSDIIKFALGGPVFPYGADHLKDKFTFYLNGGGEWQDGRLKDYYIGDPNKDYILKDYLLNDVQLLEYEYDPYNPYEGRESILGIDMGNRNYNSYNVNFKSKYVFNPTQRMTFAVRGDRSFDYPFSYGWRYALHHYAISETNQRQYVGTYDHVFNSTMNLKVKASYFQKTSNSGPRGIDRNNYMAMFIDPANLPADYVDNVLMGDYGYRSVDDNSDGVYDIGFLPASFWTYRIASVEFPRSISGFNAPGSIYTNFVDDKTSTINARADFEWQVNDTHLAKSGLEIIRHVIEKNQLQNFLNIYEDRRQASLRRVFDMANFTPVYDSLGVITNIPSSLHYIYETDDGILLPIYKPEDYYRAALEASGKRDGYKADPWQVAYYVQDKMEWEGMIVNAGLRFDFWYLGKTYQVLQDDGNFRTVEFDKSDRSQMMISPRLGVSHPITDRDVLRFAYNYQNQLPQMQYIFTSKTPADANVSDQAITVGNPKLEPQITVTYEVGLSHQLSDDFVIDMTAYYKNLYNYVSTIKEKKPGEEQITWYRFISEDYGSARGIDVQLEKIMSNFNTWTVAYSLAWAQGNNSSTVIQDEMTNLREFPLDWDVRHNLSLNYTFRIGRGEEFFLPYSDVILPFDDFSANLNWSFASGAPYTPQSTVGNSFLDTNSKRKDFTNQANMRLAKGIALPNRMNMRVFLDVENLFKTKNVLAVYPKTGSPYEDGQVIADSATNYIYPEVAYVYGKAIRNPGFVNNHRGFTLGLSLNF
- a CDS encoding energy transducer TonB: MENKVKDWKDIANAQFGKALSLALALMLFAMMVTPNIEVRKQKFTSTQTELVDIPMEEREKIEPPETEVQIDLQILISDELSSSDDPELDAKHARLIEQFGDIRTTHAAGLGRQDREMVNFVPYDDPPVIIGKLSPEYPDFARRARVQGTVVLEVEVYKDGSIGNIRVTRSLQSGPGGLDESAINAVKKVRFQPGKSSGQPVDTTVIIPIEFKLN
- the purM gene encoding phosphoribosylformylglycinamidine cyclo-ligase, with the translated sequence MSKMDYKSAGVDIAAGEQAVLSIKQMVKSTYNQNVMGELGSFGGLYRFDQGAFQSPILVSSTDGVGTKLRVAIMANKYDTIGQDLVNHCVNDILVQGALPLFFLDYIGLAKMNPEMMSTIIGGMVKACIANDCALIGGEMAEMSGFYHDGDFDLVGTIIGVVDQVNLLPAGRISKGDVLIGIPSSGLHTNGYSLARKIIFDHLKLNIDSYVEDCGASVGDLLLSVHISYLPLLRPYLANPSLHGLAHITGGGIAGNLKRIIPDGLCALVSYHEEEYPPLFKWLQHTADLDADVMRESFNLGIGMIAVVRENLVEELLQIIGGILLGEIGESRFGKGGVHFV
- a CDS encoding biopolymer transporter ExbD; protein product: MAKIKRQRSRAAFIPTGSMSDIAFLLLLFFMVSTVFVQEKKFWVERERWPLADSIERIPRNNTTTIYVMRDGTILIDDIPTRIDTEADVFVSQTLIAKKAGDPDLVVCFRTDKDTKYGYMSDVLRQLQDADALVVAFETQQRR
- a CDS encoding MotA/TolQ/ExbB proton channel family protein; amino-acid sequence: MRKKISWILLLMFMMSIVFTSIAYAAEETAGPVAATGTKSLAEFVFGSGMVKWFKDGGWAMWPILLVTLYGLAYIIWKFIALIYGKINLSTFLGKVIPLIKDKKYKEAIELSKNTRGPVAAIVHAGLLKADQGVVAVEKSMENAAMIEMSYLEKGFIELSTTITLAPMLGFLGTVSGMISAFDAIAAARAVDATIVASGIKIALITTQAGLIVAIPVQFFNNIFVTLVDGLVIDMQRASEKVIEALIEN